The genomic stretch gaacagcaaagacactccaaacccagcagaagaagagaaataataaagatcagagaagaaataaacaatatagaatctaaaaaaaccgtagagcagatcaacgagaccaacagttggttttttgaaaaaataaaattgacaaacctctagccaggcttctcaaaaagaaaagggagatgacccaaatagataaaatcatgaatgaaaatggaattattacaaccagtccctcagaaatacaagcaattattagggaatactatgaaaaattatatgccaacaaactggacaacctggaagaaatggacaaattcctaaacacccacacacttccaaaactcaatcaggaggaaatagaaagcttgaacagacccataaccagcgaagaaattgaatcagtcatcaaaaatctcccaacaaataagaatccaggaccagatggcttcccaggggagttctaccagacgtttaaagcagagataatacctatccttctcaagctattccaaaaaatagaaagggaagaaaaacttccagactcattctatgaagccagtattactttgattcctaaatcagacagagacccattaaaaaaagagaactacaggccaatatccctgatgaatatggatgcaaaaattctcaataagatactagcaaatcgaattcaacagcatataaaaagaattattcaccatgatcaagtgggattcattcctgggctgcagggctagttcaacattcgcaaatcaatcaacatgatacatcacattaataaaagaaaagataagaaccatatgatcctggcaatcgatgcagaaaaggcatttgacaaaattcagcaacgtttcttaataaaaaccctcgagaagttcgggatagaaggaacatacttaaacatcataaaagccatttatgaaaagcccacagctaacatcatcctcaatggggaaaaactgagagctttttccctgagatcaggaacacgacagggaggtccactctcatcgctgttgtttaacatagtgttggaagttctagcattagcaatcagacaacaaaaggaaatcaaaggcatcaaaattggcaaagatgaagtcaagctttcactttttgcagatgacacgatattatacatggaaaatccaatagactccaccaaaagtctgctagaactgatacatgaattttgcaaagttgcaggatacaaaatcaatgtacagaaatcagttgcattcttatacactaataatgaagcaacagaaagacaaataaagaaactgatcccattcacagttgcaccaagaagtataaaatacctagggataaatctaaccaaagatgtaaaagatctgtatgctgaaaactatagaaagcttatgaaggaaattgaagaagatataaagaaatggaaaaacattccgtgctcatggattggaagaagaaatattgtcaaaatgtcaatactacccaaagctatctacacattcaatgcaatcccaatcaaaatggcaccagcattcttcttgaagctacaacaagcaatcctaaaattcatatggaaccacaaaaggccccgaatagccaaagtaattttgaagaagaagaccaaagcaggaggcatcacaatcccagattttagcctctgctacaaagctgtaatcatcaagacagcatggtattggcacaaaaacagacacatagaccaatagaatagaatagaaaccctagAACTAGACcaacaaacatatggccaactaatctttgacaaagcaggaaagaacacccaatggaaaaaagacagtctctttaacaaatggtgctgggagaactgaacagcaacatgcagaagattgaaactagaccactttcttataccattcacaaaaataaactcaacatggataaaggacctgaatatgaggcAGGAAAcgatcaaaaccctagaggagaaagcaggaaaagacctctctgacctcagccgtagcaatttcttactcgacacatccccaaaggcaagggaattaacggcaaaaatgaactacttggaccttatgaagataaaaagcttctgcactgcaaaggaaacaaccaacaaaactaaaaggcaaccaacggaatgggaaaagatatttgcagatgacatatcggacaaagggctaatatccaaaatctataaagagctcaccaaactccacacccgaaaaacaaataacccagtgaagaaatgggcagaaaacaggaatcgacacttctctaaagaagacatccggatggccaacaggcacatgaaaagatgctcaacgtcgctcctcatcagggaaatacaaatcaaaaccacactcagatatcacctcacgccagtcagagtggccaaaaagaacaaatcaggagactatagatgctggagaggatgtggagaaacgggaaccctcttgcacagttggtgggaatgcaaactggtgcagccgctctggaaaacagtgtggagattcctcaaaaaattaaaatagacctaccctatgacccagcaatagcactgctaggaatttacccaagggatacaggagtactgatgcatagggtcacttgtaccccgatgtttatagcagcactctcaacaatagctaaattatggaaagagcctaaatgtccatccactgatgaatggataaagaaattgtggtttatatacacaatggagtactacgtggccatgagaaagaatgaaatatggcctttgtagcaacgtggatggaactggagagtgttacgctaagtgaaataagccatacagagaaagacagataccatgttttcactcttatgtggatcctgagaaacttaacagaaactcatgggggaggggaaggaaaaaaaaaaaaaagaggttagagtgggagagagccaaagcataagagactcttaaaaactgagaacaaactgagggttgatggggggggtgagagggaggggagggtgggtgatgggtattgaggagggcaccttttgggatgagcactgggtgttgtatggaaaccaatttgacaataaatttcatatattgaaaaaaaaatttgaagagagTGTTCTAcagcttaaaagaaaataaaaaacaaacttgaaagcTGACGGTTTATTCCTGTGCTCCTCCTTGTGGCATTCTGCCTTCTGAGATCTGGCCTGCCAGGCACTGGCTTCTAACCCACACTGTCACTTTCTCTCCCCAACTGCCTGTGCTGTCCCTGTCGCTGCACTGTTTCCCACTAGCTCACAGTCTCTCACCTCTGTGCCATGTCTTCTTTAGATTTCCTCAAAACCTTCATGGAACATTTTGGAGCTTGCTTTTTGACATAATGTTactaaaaaaacctttttttttagtATGCCTGTAATTATCTATTTATCAGTAAGAATGGTACTAGGCACAATCACCCTCAGGTATGTGGGACGTTTACATCCCTAGATAGCCTTCATAAAGAATGAAGttgaggggtgcctcggtggctcagttggttaggaatCTGACTtactctcaggtcatgatctcacagtttgtgagtttgagccccgaactctctctctggccctcccctgcttgttgtctctctctcaaaataaataaataaacttaaaaaaaaataaaaagaatcaaattgaatattttttcGTCTGCCTATCTTTGTACAGTGaacactattatttttaatgtttatttatttttgagagagagacagaatgtgagtgggggaaggagcagagagagagggagtcacagaatcagaaacaggctccaggctctgagctgtcagcacagagcccgatgcggggcttgaactcacggaccacgagatcatgacctgagctgaagtcggacgcttaaccaactgagccacccaggtgcccaagtgaAAAAGTACTATCTGGTCTTCTGGTAGACAGACATACAGCTTATTTCctgctagtgttttgtttttctctccttcatcAAATAACATTCATGAAGTTGTCATAGAAAGTAAATTAAACACATGCCTGAACATTAATAATTTGCCATGGCAAAGCTAGCTTGATTTTTAAGAAGTTAATGTCACACTTCACTGACCTCACGTGACACAGGTAAGTTCTACTTACCTGCCACCACCTCTCATTTATCCTTGGAAGTGTAGGAGAGGAATGGCCTGAGTAAATTACACCTATAAGTAATCCAGATATCCTGCTCTCATCCATACAATTGTCCTTACCAGCCCTGAAACCTTTTCCAGGACCTGGTAATAGTGCACAACAAAATGAATGTCTGAACACACCTGAAACTGTTCAGCCTCTGAAATTGCTGTTAATGAGcctggaaaagaacaaaaggctGAAGGAAATCAATCAAAGGGCAACAAATAAGGAAATCAGTCCAAAACAAATGGGagttgattcttcttttttctatcaaAGTAACATTGTGTATGTTATTACTGCTCTCTTCACCTGAAAAATCTCTGATGCTGTTCAGTGTACATAACAATGAACAGTGAGTGATAAATACATAATAACTCTTATTTCTTACTGTTTGTATTCTCTCCTATACTGAGATCCTCCCGTGGCACTAGGGCCACAAAGCTAGGCAAAGTATGAGAGAATCTCCTGAGATGCTTTTTCTagtagaagggaagaaaatctaGGCAGAAGTATTcaaacatttcattctttgttttttttctgcatcatacagtgtttattttaaaattgtttccagCTAAGGTTCTATTCAAGACCTTATAGTTTATATTCAAGAACCAGACATACAGAAATCTACAGACAAGTTGGcctataattaacaataatagAACCAGGGCCATTTCAGACAGGTGAAAATAAAGATCTGTTTTTACCTATTTGTGATATTCTTTATCACTGCTTTCTAGATATAaattgaattttgtgtttatacTTCTTTTTGATGTCCCTTGAAGTCATAGGAAACAGTACCCAACATATATGGGGAAATTTAAATTAGTTTCTAATTGGCATGTCAAAATTTTTggtttaaatcaatattttaatttaagcAAAAAGTATGGTCTTCATGACTATTTCCTTTGTTCTACTGCAGTTGGCAAAACTATTTGAATTCAGCCAGATATTTATGTCTAGTTTTAATAAAACACCCGACTAAGCTtacaaaatagacaaattagaAACTATTCGTTCAGAGAAAGGTGTAGGTTATAAAGAACAAAGGAATGTAGGATCATGAGAAATGAATGCAAATCCTGGGAAGCAATATGGATGCCTCAGCAACCAATGACTGCCTTTCATAATCCATCAATGAATCTGAAACttagctttcagtttttcataaatatacatttatagtaACATGCTTCAATAGCTTTAAAGTAAAATGTAACATTAACATAAATTACtgataaaatacaataaagaataTCTGTGTTGCACATTTAAATCACTTTAAAGAACTCTGTCAGTATCTACATACTGTACTGATTTCTATATAAAATGAGGAACATATTAGAATTAAACTGCTaccttgtttccatttttcctaaaaggatttaatgtacatatatttttacttccGACTTAGTAACTTCAGTGAGTCAtgtctgaatatttattttctacatgaTGGACTCTGCTTCTGAAATGTCATGATTGGATATCCTTAGGGTCTGTTGATGATTATAGAGTATTTATGATGTTTAGGATCAACAATTTCAAATGATACTTTATATTGAAATACGATACTTCTTGAATATGATTATTTTACTTCAAGTCTAATTTTAGTTCCAGAGAAGGCAGTGCTGTCTTAAAGGCTCggataaggttttctttttttcttactccagGAAGATCACTtaacagtaaatatttcaggtttcTTGAGTGATATAAAGCAATGATGCCTTTGTGACATTCACACatgaaattatttccatttccaatacgctcttttgtaaattttcaagTTTACCAAGTTTCTCCAAATAGTCATCCTTGATATAATGACACTTGCGTAGCCTTATTCTTTCAACATGGTGTAGGCCCTCCATGTAATCAAATCCAATGCTCATGATACAAGAGTCGGTGGCATCAATTGCCTGAACCTTGTACTTGTCCAGAGGTCCTGTGGGGAGGTGGTTGTAGTCCTTCTGCCACCTCTCCTGGTTGTGGTAGCGCACCATGGCCCCACAGCGCAGCAGCCACTCCGATGCTGCCCTATCGGGTCCCACATCCCTGATGCGTTCATAATCCACTTTATGAAACACTGCATTCAACCAGCCCCAGAAGTATCTGCAGTCACATGACCATGGGAGTTTCTTTAAGCCACACAACTGCTGGGAAATTTTTCCAAACAGCATCATTTGATGGCATTGGAGGAAGGGcagacatttcattctttttctcaggTTTACAGTAATAGCATATTCTTTTCAACATTAAGTAAATTAAGCAATAAATACAAAACAGCCCTCATTCTTCAGCAGAAAATAATGGGGTATGACCGAAGTAACATTTGATAGTATTGACAGTGATAGTTTTTTGATAGTGGTTGATATTGATAGTGATTTTTGGACACACTGTTGGGGCTAGAATAAATTGGTGTCCCATCTGTTTTGTGCATTTTAAGAGTAAatgttccctttctttttttttaatattttaatgtgtatttatttttgagggagagagagacagagcatgagcaggggaggggcagagagagagagggagacacagaatctgaagcgggctccaggctctgagctgtccgcacagagcctgacgtggggctcgaactcaggaaccatgagattgtggcctgagccgaagtcagaggcttaaccgactgagccacccaggcacccctaagataaaaataatcttaatcaAACTTTTGTTAAGGCTCTAAACCTAAGATCAACAATCCTAGGATAAGATTGCTGAAACATAGAAAGTACCTTAAATTCATCCCTACTGGGTGAGAAGATGGGACACACTGATGGAATGAATGGATCTGACTTTAGGAGCATTTAAAACCACTCTGTTTCACAATCAGACGGAAAAGTTGAATTGCGTGGTCTTTCTAGCTGTGGAATTCTATGATACATTTGCCTTATTAAAAGGGAGTGGGATGGACATTCATTTCTTTGACTTGCAAGTAATGCTTATATTAAAAGTGGCAGTAAGATTCAGTATAAAGGTTCAGGCCTTGATATATCTTATAAgtgctaagcctcagtttctcatctggaaGATGTCAGGTGGGGAGCTGGTTGACCCAGATTCCAGCTGTGCCCTGAGGATGTGGAGTCTGTGGAGGTACCCTAGGAACCTAAAGGGTGAGCGGGGGCAGAGATCAGCTGAGTTCTGGACTCCCTGCCCCACTGCACCAGCCAGAGCAATGCTACTTTTATATAGTGGGTTTTATATAGTGGGTGTCCCATAGATTTCGtgtgaagaaaggatgctgtggcTTTATATAGTTGGCTTTATCCCTGAGCTAGACTGTCTAAAAGCTGTATTGAACCCTAAACTCCCAAGAGTCTGTGTTAGATAAATGGAAGATGTAAGTTCAACTTAGCGTCATTCTCTCTGCGTCACTCTGAGTTGGAGGCGCTATGGGGCTCTCCCAGATTTGTAAGATCCTGTTTCTGTGGATGGTGGAAACCATGGGCCCCATTATTTACATTAGGATGATGTTCACCATCATTTAAACGTAATTTTCCCTTGAAATGTATCTGAGTTAGATCATTCTAATCttctttcctaaatatttaattttaatgaactcATAGGTGGAAGGCCTTATT from Panthera uncia isolate 11264 chromosome C2, Puncia_PCG_1.0, whole genome shotgun sequence encodes the following:
- the LOC125921975 gene encoding ATP synthase subunit s, mitochondrial-like — translated: MKCLPFLQCHQMMLFGKISQQLCGLKKLPWSCDCRYFWGWLNAVFHKVDYERIRDVGPDRAASEWLLRCGAMVRYHNQERWQKDYNHLPTGPLDKYKVQAIDATDSCIMSIGFDYMEGLHHVERIRLRKCHYIKDDYLEKLGKLENLQKSVLEMEIISCVNVTKASLLYITQET